One genomic window of Arthrobacter sp. KBS0703 includes the following:
- a CDS encoding excinuclease ABC subunit UvrA produces the protein MSIVTRTDTQSPALEPADSHDLIRVQGARENNLKDISVELPKRRLTVFTGVSGSGKSSLVFSTIAAESQRMINETYSAFVQGFMPNLARPEVDLLEGLTTAIIVDQERMGANPRSTVGTATDANAMLRILFSRLGQPYVGPPTAFSFNVPTRKASGVLSTEKAGGRVEKSVVHGAVYLGGMCPRCEGMGSVSDFDLTALYDESKSLGEGALTVPGYSMDGWYGRIFRGAGFDLDKPIAKFTKKELNDLLYKEPTKIKVEGINLTYEGLIPKIQKSMLSKDVDAMQPHIRAFVERAITFQACPECEGTRLSPEARSSKIQGKNIADLCEMQISDLAGWVRELDEPSVAPLLKGLQHLLDSFAEIGLGYLSLDRPAGTLSGGEAQRTKMIRHLGSSLTDVTYVFDEPTIGLHPHDIERMNQLLLQLRDKGNTVLVVEHKPETIAIADHVVDLGPGAGTEGGRVCFEGSVEGLRGSDTITGRHLDDRAAVKESVRTSSGRLEVRGASTHNLQAVDVDIPLGVLCVVTGVAGSGKSSLIQGSVAGRDGVVVIDQGAIKGSRRSNPATYTGLLEPIRKAFAKANGVKPALFSSNSEGACPTCNGAGVIFTELGVMATVESTCEDCEGRRFQASVLEYKLGGRNIAEVLAMSMTEAEGFFGEGEARTPAAHKILDRLVDVGLGYLTLGQPLTTLSGGERQRVKLATQMAEKGDIYVLDEPTTGLHLADVQNLLGLLDRLVESGKSVIVIEHHQAVMAHADWIIDLGPGAGHDGGRLVFEGTPADLVAARSTLTGEHLAAYVGS, from the coding sequence ATGAGCATTGTCACGAGGACGGACACGCAGTCGCCCGCGCTGGAACCTGCCGACAGCCACGATCTGATCCGCGTGCAGGGCGCGCGTGAGAACAACCTCAAGGACATCAGCGTCGAACTCCCGAAGCGGCGGCTCACGGTATTCACCGGGGTCTCCGGCTCGGGCAAGAGCTCGCTGGTGTTCAGCACCATCGCTGCAGAGTCGCAGCGGATGATCAACGAGACCTACAGCGCCTTCGTGCAGGGCTTCATGCCGAACCTGGCCCGGCCCGAAGTGGACCTGCTCGAAGGCCTCACGACGGCAATCATCGTGGACCAGGAGCGGATGGGCGCCAACCCGCGTTCCACGGTGGGCACCGCCACGGATGCCAACGCCATGCTTCGGATCCTCTTCAGCCGGCTGGGACAGCCGTACGTGGGGCCCCCCACGGCGTTCTCCTTCAACGTCCCCACGCGCAAGGCAAGCGGGGTGTTGAGCACGGAGAAGGCCGGGGGCCGGGTCGAGAAGAGTGTGGTGCACGGTGCGGTGTATCTGGGCGGCATGTGTCCGCGTTGCGAGGGCATGGGCTCGGTCTCCGACTTCGACCTGACTGCGCTGTACGACGAGAGCAAGTCGCTCGGCGAAGGTGCCCTGACCGTTCCCGGCTACAGCATGGACGGCTGGTACGGTCGCATCTTCAGGGGCGCCGGGTTCGACCTGGACAAGCCGATCGCGAAGTTCACGAAGAAAGAACTGAACGACCTTCTCTACAAGGAGCCGACCAAGATCAAGGTCGAGGGCATCAACCTCACCTACGAGGGCCTGATCCCGAAGATCCAGAAATCGATGCTCTCCAAGGACGTCGACGCGATGCAGCCCCACATCCGGGCCTTCGTGGAGCGCGCCATCACCTTCCAGGCCTGCCCGGAGTGTGAAGGGACACGGCTCAGCCCGGAGGCCAGGTCCTCGAAGATCCAAGGCAAGAACATCGCGGACCTGTGCGAAATGCAGATCAGCGACCTGGCCGGTTGGGTCCGCGAACTCGACGAGCCGTCGGTCGCGCCGCTCCTCAAAGGCCTGCAGCACCTGCTCGACTCGTTCGCCGAAATCGGGCTGGGTTACCTCTCCTTGGACCGGCCGGCGGGCACGCTCTCCGGGGGAGAGGCACAGCGCACCAAGATGATCCGGCACCTCGGCTCGTCCCTCACCGACGTCACCTACGTCTTTGACGAGCCGACCATCGGCCTGCACCCGCATGACATCGAGCGGATGAACCAGCTGCTGCTGCAGCTGCGCGACAAGGGCAACACCGTGCTCGTCGTCGAGCACAAGCCGGAGACCATCGCCATCGCCGACCACGTCGTTGACCTTGGCCCCGGCGCCGGCACCGAGGGTGGCAGAGTCTGCTTCGAGGGAAGTGTCGAAGGCCTGCGGGGAAGCGACACTATCACCGGCCGCCACCTGGACGACCGGGCCGCGGTCAAGGAATCTGTGCGCACGTCGTCCGGCAGGCTCGAGGTGCGCGGTGCCTCGACGCACAACCTTCAGGCGGTCGACGTCGACATTCCACTGGGCGTCCTGTGTGTGGTCACGGGTGTCGCGGGTTCGGGCAAGAGCTCTTTGATTCAAGGTTCGGTGGCCGGCCGCGACGGTGTTGTGGTGATCGACCAGGGTGCCATCAAGGGGTCGCGCCGCAGCAACCCGGCGACGTACACGGGCCTCCTCGAGCCGATCCGCAAGGCGTTCGCGAAGGCCAACGGGGTCAAGCCGGCGCTGTTCAGCTCCAATTCGGAAGGCGCCTGTCCCACCTGCAACGGCGCCGGCGTCATCTTCACCGAACTGGGTGTTATGGCCACCGTGGAGTCCACCTGCGAGGACTGCGAGGGCAGGAGGTTCCAGGCATCAGTCCTGGAATACAAGCTGGGCGGCCGCAACATCGCCGAAGTGCTGGCCATGTCGATGACCGAGGCGGAGGGGTTTTTCGGGGAAGGCGAGGCACGCACACCGGCGGCCCACAAAATCCTCGACCGGCTCGTGGACGTCGGGCTCGGCTACCTCACGCTGGGCCAGCCGCTCACGACGCTGTCCGGCGGCGAGCGGCAGCGCGTCAAGCTCGCCACCCAGATGGCCGAAAAAGGCGACATCTATGTTCTCGACGAACCTACCACCGGCCTCCACCTAGCCGACGTCCAGAACCTGCTGGGCCTTCTTGACCGCCTTGTGGAGTCCGGAAAGTCGGTCATCGTCATCGAGCACCACCAGGCGGTGATGGCGCACGCCGACTGGATCATCGATCTCGGCCCGGGCGCCGGCCACGACGGCGGCCGGCTCGTCTTCGAGGGCACGCCGGCCGACCTGGTAGCCGCGCGTTCCACCCTCACCGGAGAGCACCTCGCGGCCTACGTCGGGAGCTGA
- a CDS encoding type III polyketide synthase, with amino-acid sequence MTVYVRALETAVPPTLLVQTEARDVFAAQPGLTRLGSRLVATCFDSAAIDTRYTAVEELTMDSRAVNPQFFDPGTGLLRSPSTKARNDLFATEATKLFIEAARAAVAACAGIDPPDITHLITVSCTGFFNPGPDYKIVRALGLNPAVQRYHLGFMGCYAAFPALRAAKSFCEADPEAVVLIVCAELCSLHVRTSNDPDAIMGSALFADGAAAAVVTAREVPESTALFQLDHFETVLTPVGEDSMAWNIGDEGFEMVLGNYVPHIIDDHIVGALEPLLARDASLSGLPYRDITHWAIHPGGRSILDKVQSRLELTDEQLVPARETLRNFGNMSSATVMFVLKHILDLPPREGDERICSMAFGPGLTVETGLFTKVRQPLPDIPLPAGEAESSLA; translated from the coding sequence ATGACGGTCTATGTGCGCGCCCTCGAAACTGCTGTTCCGCCGACATTGCTTGTCCAGACGGAAGCCCGTGACGTCTTTGCCGCCCAGCCCGGCCTGACACGGCTCGGTTCACGGCTGGTGGCCACGTGCTTCGACTCGGCCGCGATTGACACGCGGTACACGGCGGTCGAGGAACTGACCATGGACTCCCGGGCAGTCAATCCGCAATTTTTCGACCCCGGCACCGGCCTGCTCCGCAGTCCCAGCACCAAGGCCCGCAACGACCTCTTCGCCACCGAGGCCACGAAGCTGTTCATCGAGGCCGCCCGCGCGGCCGTGGCTGCGTGCGCCGGCATCGATCCACCCGACATAACTCACCTCATCACCGTCTCCTGCACGGGATTCTTCAACCCCGGCCCTGACTACAAGATCGTGCGCGCCCTGGGGCTCAACCCGGCGGTGCAGCGGTACCACCTGGGCTTCATGGGCTGCTATGCGGCGTTCCCGGCGCTCCGTGCCGCCAAGTCCTTCTGCGAGGCGGATCCGGAGGCCGTTGTCCTCATCGTGTGCGCAGAGCTGTGCTCGCTCCATGTCCGGACGTCCAACGATCCGGACGCCATCATGGGGTCCGCGCTGTTCGCGGACGGCGCCGCGGCCGCCGTCGTGACGGCGCGGGAGGTTCCCGAGTCAACGGCGCTGTTCCAGCTGGACCACTTCGAGACTGTCCTGACCCCCGTGGGTGAAGACTCAATGGCATGGAACATCGGTGATGAGGGCTTTGAAATGGTCCTCGGAAACTACGTGCCGCACATCATCGACGACCACATCGTGGGCGCCCTGGAGCCGCTGCTGGCCCGCGACGCCTCGCTGAGCGGACTCCCGTACCGGGACATCACGCACTGGGCCATCCATCCCGGCGGCCGGAGCATTCTGGACAAGGTCCAGTCCCGGCTCGAGCTCACGGACGAACAGCTGGTCCCGGCCCGCGAGACGCTGCGGAATTTCGGCAACATGAGCAGCGCCACGGTGATGTTTGTCCTCAAGCACATCCTCGACCTCCCGCCGCGTGAAGGCGATGAACGCATCTGCTCAATGGCTTTTGGGCCCGGGCTGACCGTGGAAACCGGACTCTTCACCAAGGTTCGGCAACCCCTGCCGGACATTCCGTTGCCCGCCGGTGAGGCCGAATCGTCCCTCGCCTGA
- a CDS encoding VOC family protein → MTGSSTQGIKTVLHPVSDLAAATAVYAALLGVAPQTEGPYYVGFDAAGQHIGLVPGGGPQAMTSPVAYWHVPDIEAKLAEVTAAGATVKEPAHDVGGGRMVATVTDPDGNVLGLLEDK, encoded by the coding sequence ATGACCGGCTCTTCAACCCAGGGAATCAAGACCGTACTGCATCCCGTTTCCGACCTGGCGGCTGCGACAGCCGTTTACGCCGCCCTGCTCGGCGTAGCGCCCCAGACCGAGGGGCCCTACTACGTCGGCTTCGATGCCGCCGGCCAGCACATCGGACTGGTGCCCGGCGGCGGGCCGCAGGCCATGACCTCACCGGTGGCCTACTGGCACGTGCCGGACATCGAGGCGAAGCTGGCCGAGGTGACCGCCGCCGGTGCCACCGTGAAGGAGCCGGCGCACGACGTCGGCGGCGGCCGCATGGTGGCCACCGTCACCGACCCTGACGGCAACGTCCTCGGGCTGCTTGAAGACAAATAA